One Vanrija pseudolonga chromosome 5, complete sequence genomic window, cccccaGCCGCGCCCTAGCAAAGACGCACCACCTCGTGCTCCTCAGCCGCTCCCTCCCCggctccctccccctcctcaagctcgacacgaagcccgaggacctcgtggcggcgacatacgacggcagcgcggcgtcgatcGCTGCGGCCATTGACGTGGGCAAGAAGAAGTGGCCTGGCGCGAGCATCGACGTCGGCATCGTGCATGCCTCTGCGCAGATGAAGCCTGGGAGCTTTTTGGACCACTCTGCCGAGGACTTtgcgacgagcttgagcgcTGTGTGAGTGGAGCAGGtgcacgcgcagcgtgcgccTGGCGGTGGCGTGGCCGCGGACAGCTCGCTAACGCTCGCTCGTGTAGCGCCGGCGCATGGGACTTCTCGCAGGCCCTCATCCGCGACttcctcgccaacgagcaCTTCCCCAAGGGAACGCTCCTgttctcctcggcgaccggcgcatggcgcggcggcgcgcgcttcAGCGTTGTTAGTCCGGCAGTCtttgcgcgccgctcgctctcgCAGAGCTTGTCGCGCGAGTTTGCCCCGCAGGGCATCCACGTCGCCAACGTCATTATCGACGGCGTGATTGATATCCcccgcgtgcgcgagcgctgGGGCGAGcagaaggaggagggcacgcgtctcgaccccgaggacatTGCCCAGGTCTACGTCGATCTGATCAACCAGAAGCCCACGGCGTGGACGCAGGAGCTCGACGTGCGGTGAGTTTGCGTTGGAGGGAGGTAGGGGGCATTGCTGACGCTGCGTGTAGCCCGTGGAAGGAGAAGTGGTAGTCGTGTTGTACTGTAGGATAGCGTTTGAAGTGATGATGAAGCGACTGCGTCGGCGCAGACCAGACTCCCGGCTGACTGACGTTACTTGCACACGACACGGTTGCCACCCCAGCGTGCAGCTGctggctcgcgcggcgccgagtcggcgaaCGGCGAGCATATGAATCGCAACGACCAATGCTGCAGTCTCCCACCGCCCACATCGCCGAAACCCCCACCCCGTGCTGCCTCTTCCGCATCCCGCAACGCCAGGAGGAGGCAGGAGGTCGTGTCGCGCAGTTGTGACTACTGTGACGGCGGCATCGAGCCccgtcggcagcagcagtagccCATAGTAGTCGTcgggagcagcagccgctcactcgctcgtgTCGGCTGCAGCGTTGCGTTTGAGCGAGAGTGCAAGGGGAAGCAGGGGCTCGTgtcgccggctcgtcgcgcggtgACATGAACAGGACAGCCGCCGACCGACGTGACTGTGGAACGCGCCGCGTACCAGGGCCTCGTAATGTCGCTACCCCCAGTGATCCAGCTGGGGCATGCAGGACGAGTACAGGAACCAGGACGAGACGTCTTAGCCGCGTTACTTGCCCTACTCCTGTCGCCCACTGTCCACTGGAATACGGCCAATGTGGCCAGGCGGCCTGCAGGCCTCCCGCAACCTACCCGCGTTTCATTTCCGCCGGGCGTCTTTGGCATTCACATGGGCGTTCATCCTGTGGCCAGTGGGTTGTAGCATCGGTCGGTTGTTCATGCGTGCGaacgagcgagtgagcgacATTGAGGGagagcgaggacgccgcAGTGGGCAGTGCGACAacgagggagggagggcgaggacctcgCTCGTCGTTCTTCTTCGACTTGTACTTATGCGCGACGTGTGTCTGCTAGCTGTCCGCCCACAACCATGAGCTACAGCACGACCTCGCAGCGTACCCCATCCCACGCGCAACAGCGCCTGCCGCGCCCGCAGAGcctccccccgccggcgaggggCAGCTttgcggcgctcggcatGCGGTCGTTCAacagcctcggcgcgctggcagaGGAGCGCGCCatgccgcctccgccgccgcatggCCCCTCGACGCAGCAGGCGCACGCGCCgagcctcgccgcgctcatgGGCACCTCGACTGCGGCACCTtctacgccgccgagcttcCGGCGGTCGCTGCTCGGCTCGCCGCTTTCTGGGCGCTCGACACCCGGCCCGCAGACGCCTAGCACGCCCACCCGTCCACAGGCGCACACGCaggctcctgctcctcctgcagCCCCGGCCGAgtcaagcgccgccgcgtccccgCGCGACCGGCGCCGCGAGAGCGGGCTCCGCGGCCTCGTTGCGCcgctgcagcgcgcgctcgagggccaCCCGCCCTGGCCGTACACCTACATTGACGACGACTACGTGTGGTGCTCTTACGTGAGTGCGCGGGCGAGGGGTGGTTGGAgtggcgctgacgccgcccccAGGTCAACCCCATGTTCACGTCGCAAGACGTCAAggccgcgctgcacgccgacgaggcgtacGAGCGCCCGCAGTACCCCGTTGCCGTGCTCCGCTCGTACATCAGCTACAAGCTCGGGCGGGTCAAGTCCGCGGCgctggtcgtcgacaagcTAAAGTACATCGAGCTGGACCTCGTCACCGACGGCGGGCTCGTGCACCTGTGCGGGGCGTTCGCTGCCATTCGGGACGAGTACATCCTGGGCTACTCGTCCGTGGCCGCCATCCGGCGGCTAcagcgcacgccggcgacgctGCGGGCAATGGCGCGCTCTGGATCTCTCCCgttcggcgaggacgagtcggaGGCGGCCCCGGCgttcgacgacggcgcagggCTCGCGTTCGCCCCGCCGTCCTATGTGCAGGCGACGGACGCGGCGTCCGACGAGCGCAAGTACTGCCGGgcgaagcgcgccgcgcgcagctacgagcgccggctcgtcgagagcgaggcggcgcgcaggacAGCAGAGGTCGCGTGGCGTGCTGCTGaagaggcgcgcgccgaggccgaggacgagaaggagcgcctcgcggaccaggtgcgccggctcgaggcggtcgttGCTGGCCGGAGAGCGTGGCCGCTCGCCGGCCACAACGAGAACGACGGGCGTAAGATGGACATCGGGCAGATGGGGCTCTACAACGCCTGGAccgacgctgacgccggtggtgccagcgacgacgacgacgggctggACGTGTTCGGCAGGGTCGAGGTGCCCgccccgctcgtcgccgtcgccccgccGAAACCGCCCCGCTCGGTCCGCCGcaagccggcgccgagcttgatCCTGCCTAGCTTGCCGGCACTGGACAACCTCTCCCTCCTGGCGAGGGACGAGTAGCATATGCATTGTGTGTGATTGCGGTGTTGGCGCCGAGTGTGGCGGTGCGcgggtgtggtggttgtcCTGACTGGTGATgtgcgccacgccgcgccgccgacccgccCCCTCCGCGGCTGTCGGGATGACGTCGGGGATGCTAGTACATATTGTTTATAAGCGCTGCTTGTACTGGACGTCAACTGTTGAATGCTccccaacacacacacatggCCGTCAACATCATGTTACCCCTCCTCCTAGCAGGCGAGCCCTCCCGCCGAGCATACCTCCCCAGGCCCGCGTCGCAagacctcctccgccgcctcgagtcGGGCTCAGTCGGGCCACTGTAAGTCAACCCCCttccctctccccctcggcgcAGCTGACGATGACAAGCAAAGCCGAGACACTACTAGGGAAGCACGtcacctcgctcggcgaAGACGGCGAGCCGCTGTCCACCATCGCCAACGAGCTAGAATACATGGAGATGCGGGTGAGCCATGCCCCACCACCAACGCGCTGACTGCAGATCGACCCGTCCCTTGCGCCTGCGTTCATCGCCGCACGCGAAGaacacgccctcggcgagtcggaggcgcttggccggcgcgggctggTACACCAGGCGACCAAGAGCCTCGAGGCGAGCAGGAAGCGACGTGCCGACCAGCGAGCACCGCCCGCATATGTCGGCGATGGAGGAGCGCCGGCCGGGCCagcccccgacgccgcgactACGCGCCTGCTGGCCCAGCTCCgtgcggccgaggacgcgcggAGGGCCGCGGTGGATATGTACCTCGctgtcgaggcggagcgggcgctgctcgaggcgcgggTGCGGGAGGCAGAGGGCCGGCTGGCGGCGTGTACATGCTCTGCATCGCGTTAGCCTGCCAGATAGTTGGCATGAATGTCGATGCACAGCTGCCAAGCCAAGCCACTCGGCTCGGTCGCTGCTGGACCTGCTGAGGTGATCTTGCCGATCTTGCCGACTGCTGTTTGCGCTGCTCCGTTGTTTGCAGTGTTGTGATCCATCACTTGGGGCGAGGGAGGTGACTGTGATGAGGCGTAGCCTTGTTCGACACAACGCCGATCCGCCACAACTACACGTCACGGGTCATCTCGTCAGCCAGTCGGTCTGCTATACCATCATGACAATGTAAATGGCAGCATGGAGAGCTCAATAGCACACTCGAGGCACTCGCAGACAACGGCTCCGGGGCCCCAGCCGGGCCGACCGCCCCACCTGCGGCCGAATCGGCATCCCGAGTCGCAGAGCCTAGCAGGGCATGCATCCCATGCACGCCGTGTGCATCAAACGCCGACGTCGTAGCCTAAGCGCCGGGAACCGCTGGCTCCCGAGTGATGACAGCGCAAGGCATGGTGATAAcccgcggcgacgccgttcggtcaggccgccgacgacgcagggAATTGGCAAATCGCGCGTTATCACGCCGCGTTGACGGAGCGACTTGAAGAGGGATAGAGTAAGCAGTCGGTCGACATCCACCACAAGAGCGGCATCGAGCACGACAACAGACGTCACGACACACGACTACTTAACGGCGCTCGCTCCTGTCAAAGCCCctgccccacccaccaccaccaacacaccacacacaatGCCATCCCGCACAGTCGCTCTACTCGGCGCAACCGGCACCCTCGGCTCCAACCTCCTCacgcagctcgcggccgcgcacgcggcgggcaagcttcgcctcgtcgtcctccaccGTGCGAGCTCGGACACGAGCTCTGTACctgccggcgtcgagaagCGAGTGCTCGACCCggctgcggcgagcgaggcggacgtGCATGCCGCTCTGAAGGGAGTCGAGGTGCTCGTGTGAGTCTGCTCCAGCGGCTCGGAAACACGCAATGCTCACGTCTCAGCGTCTCGACCcccggcacggcggccggcgagccCTTCCTCCGCGCCCTGGCTAGCCTCACGCCCGCACTCACGGCCTACATCCCCTCGTGGTTCACTGCCAACTggacggccgaggaggaggtcgacccGGCCAAGCAGTACATTGTCTCCAAGGCGGCCTTGcggcgcaaggccgaggacctgGGACTGCCAGTCACGACCATCCGCAACGGCCTGTTCGAGGACTCGTTCTTTGGCGGGTTCGGCgtcaacgccgtcgacaacAAGCTCACGCTGTACGGCGATGCCTTGAGCGCCAAgttctccttctcgtcgctgccgtacatcggcgcggcggtcgcgcagATCGTCACCCTGCCCAAGCTCGAGAGCAAGTAcactgtcgtcgaggcggagtTTACTGgcgcgcagctggccgccgcgctcgagaagaagCACGGCAAGGCGCCGACAGTGAGCAAGTTtaccgacgaggacgtggccGCTGCGGTCGCCAAGGGACCTGGGccgggcctcggcgccggctggAGGACGCACTGGGGCAAGGGACACTGGACGTCGCCTAACCGGTTCGACCCCGAGGGCGTGGCCCCGCGTACTGTCGAGCAGGGCATCGAGCTGGCTATCGAGCAGAACTTgggcgcaggcgcggcgtggtAGTGTTGTagggcagcagcatgcaggATTTGAAGGCAGTGGGGGGGGGCACGGGTGGGGGGagcggggcggtggggggtCAAGCCTCGTCACGTTCCTCTCGGCCCGAGCAGGCATGCATCGATGCGAGGCATTCAAGAGAGAGCACTGTTTCATGCTGAATAAGCACATGTTCCGCTCGTctccgctcgtcgtcgtcggccgcggctgtcgtcgccgtcgccgttgatGCCTTGTCGGTGATGACTTCGGTCATCCGGCACCGGTCAGTCAGTCACAATGTCCGGTTATAAAGCGGGCGGAGTCACCGACGACACTCGACTTCGACTTGACGTTCACACCATCCACCTCGTGCTCCGTCTTGCCGTCCTGCCGCTTCGACACGAAAGAGTACTTATCAAGAACGTCCACACGAAGTAACGACAGCCCCACCCTCGACGCAGACGACACGATGGCAGCCGCCCGTCTCCCGAAATTCACAGAGGTCCTCGCGACCGTCCACCGCtccggcgtcctcgagctgcggCTCAACACGCCCGAGAACCTCAACAGCATGACGGTGAAGAAGTGTGCGTAGTGTAACGCGCAGAGAGCGAGCGGAGCATGCCCGTTCTTTCCTTTCCTGCTCGTAGCGGCGCCTGCTCGTAGCGGCGTTTCCCGCAGTCCCCCGCTGACTCGACGCAgaccgcgacctcgtcgacggcctccacttcgcccgcgacgacaaggacatCTCGGCCGTCGTGCTCACCGCCAACGGGCGCTTCTTTTCCTctggcgccgtgctcgccggcccGGACCGCCTGGCACCCAACTCGcccggcctgctcggcgccaaggagtACATCTCGACGCTGATTGATTTCCCCAAGCTCATTGCGACGGCCCTTCAAGGTGAGTTGCGTGATGGATGGTCGGGTGTGGTACCTTGACACTGTTGCCCATGACCCCCGTCACCTTCCACACTCGCGTGCTCACGCCCACCCCAGGCCCCGCGTTCGGCATCGCCGTCACCACCCTCCCCTACTTTGACCTCGTGTACGCTGCGCCCGAGGCGACCTTCACGACGCCGTTCTCGCGCAtcggcgtcaacctcgaAGCCTGCTCGTCGGTCACCTTCCCGCCCATCTTCGGCCCGTCAATGACCACCCGTCTACTGCAGCTCTCGCAGACCATCAGCcccaaggagctcgagtaCACTGGCCTGTTCCGCGAGATCCTGCCCAAGGAGGGCATCCAGGAGGCAGTTGTTGAAAAGGTCGCGCAGCAGATCGAAGGCCTCTCGCGCCAGTCGTTCGCGGTCTCCAAGAGCCTGCTCCGCTCGCCCGAGGTCCGCGCACACCTGCACTCGGTTAACGACAGGGAGATTTCCGTGATCAGCAAGACGATGGAGACGGACGAGCACAAAGAGTATCTCCAGAAGTTCTTTGACGCGCAGAAGGCCAAGTCGAAGAAGGCAAAGGAGGCAAAGTTGTAAACGCAGGCAATGCATAGTGTACAGGTTGTTGCTTactgcgcgacctcgacctcggccccgccaaGCCACGCCGGCGGGCGGACGTCGATCGTGCCCGAaacggccgcgtcgacacACGCCGCGAGGTTGGCAAGCAGCACCGGCCGGCCGAGGATACCTGGGCCGTAGTGCGCGTACTTGCCCGAGCTGGTGACGAGGAACTTGTCCTCGGCCGTGACCATGCGCGACTCGCCAGCATGCGGCGCCATGCACCAGCACATGTCGTAGACGATCTCGACGCCAAAGTCGTCCAGCGGCGCGAGATACCCTGCGTCCTTTGCCTGCTCGACGATCGCGCGGCCAGCAGTGATAGTAACGCGTGCTGTGCCCTTGCGGCCCTtcaccagctcggcgagctgctcgaactcgtcgagcgcaaaGTGGGggttgccgagcgcgacgacgctgatGGGCGTAGGGCCGTCAGCGCCGGTGTTGAGCGTGCGCcacgcgtcgcgcaggtcATCGACGGTGATCTCGCGCGTGTCGCTCGGCGGGGGGAACCGGCCCACAGGCGCTTCAGGCGTCACGCCCTCGATGTGGAAcatgggcgaggacgacgtcgtgccGAACGCCGCGGCAAACGCCTTGAGGTCCGACGTGCGCGGGCTCcgcccgtcgaggccgtaCACGATCGgcacgcgcgtgccggccgACTTGCCGAGGTGGTAGCCTACCAGCGGCCAGAGgagctggtcgtcgacgtccctAACAGCGGGGGTgacgcggagcgcgagcgtcggcgcgcggttCGCCTCGATGTGCGCGCCAGCGAGGGGCGCGCGCCCTGTCAGCGCGATACACAGGTCCAGGAGGTCGGGGTACTTCTGGGTGCGGGCGCCAAGGATGCTGTTGCAGAAGAGGACCGCGTTCGACTCGCCCCACGCGActtgctcgccgacgccagggGCAGAAGGTAGGAGGTACGGCGCGCACGTCATGCTGGCTGCGTCGCCGCCCATGGAGATGTACGCGTCGGCGAGTTTcgtgccctcctcgcctaAGGTCGTGTCGatgcccagcgcgcgccagTGGCGCAGGTCGACGCTGACGGCGTTGAGCGTCGTCGggaccgcgacgcgcgcgccaatCTTCTCAAAGTGTTGCACGAACAGCAGCGCCGCTGGCCCAGTGTAgaacacgccgtcgaggtgcaCCTGCGTGATGTCGATGaacgactcggcgccgtacAGCGCCGCGATGGCCTTGTTGATCGCCATGGCCTgcgcgacgccctcgccatgCGAGCCGGCGAgcatcgcctcgtcggcaggGGAGAGCTTGACGCCGTCCGTCGGCTGGCCAAGCGGGATGACTATGCGTCGGGGGCTGGagcctccgccgccagacttgatgacgaggcggttgtcgtcgatctcgacgtcgcccgtGCGCGGGAGCGTCGCGAAGCGTTCCCCCAGAACGGCTACGGGCACGCGCAGCCCGAagatggcctcggcgacaatcgcgcccagcgcgaggATCTGGTCGGGCTCttcgagcagcagcgcggcgggtgCGACGCCCTTGATCACtagctcgaggaggacgagggagcCAGAGCAGGagccgcgcccgcgcgggATGGCGAGCACGCTGCCCTCTAGCCTCTTGCCCCGGAGCGGGTGGGTCACGTCGATCACCTGCCCCGTGTGCGAGTTGATGCCGCCCCAGAAACTGATCGGGGTGTCCGAGTACAGGAGtggcgcggccgcgcgcccggGCACGAGGAAGTAGGGATGGGAGGGGAGCGCGATGGGCCCGCGGGGCACGTCGCCCGCGTCCGTGGTTGCCGGGGCGGCGCTGCGACACGAGGTGGCCGTGGGGTCggtgcaggccgaggagcaggtcgCGTTGCAGGTCTGTGCcatgttgtcgtcgttgggggtgctgctgctgcgtccATCGCAAGGCGCGTACTTATATCAACAGAGCAGTGGTTGCTTGTGGGGCCCGAGATGGCCAAGCAAAGCGACAGCCCGACGACCGacccggccgccgcggccaagttGTCGGTCGGCCAACTgggtggtgcgcgcggcATCTTTCGGCTGCCAGCCGCCGGCATGTGACTGTCCCTGGGGTGGTGGTAAGCGCGCATCATGGAAACATCCTTGACGAGTGCAATGCTCTGTGTGAGCGGGTACTGGACAGCTACACGCATGCGGGAGACGGAGATTGATAAGGCCATCGTCGATGCGGGCGCCAACATGCCGCGGATGTCTCCATGCGGCACCCAGCTAGCTGGTGGCATCTTTGTCCAATCGGCGCCACAGTGTTACAAGACACAGTGAGACTACCAAGCGGTTCGACCGCATCGATCGTGTCGAGTCGATGCCAGGCCATTACAAAGTGTCTCACCTTTTGCGGCCTCTTCCCCGCCCACGACTCCTCGAGCCCATAACTCGAGTAGAGTACTCAAGTACGAGTTGTCACCAGGCCCGATTCAAACTTCCTCTGAGAGGAGGGACTGTATTCTGCATATCCCTCTTACCATCCCCTTGCTCAATACTGATCTACCCGCTACAGCACCAGCAGAGATGTCCCAACGACGACCCATCACACCTCCCCCGCCATTCTCAGAAGACGACCTGCAATTCCCTCCCCCGGAAACTATTCCCAacccgctcctcgcgctcgtccacGCCCGACTGAGCCGCAGAGGCCAACCCGGGGACTTGAGAGATGCCATCCCCGCGGAAGCGGCGTGCGTTTCtgccgcgctgcgcctcgcgctcgcgctcattCTCCACTCCCACGGCCTTGTGAGCGCCGCAAAGGCACTTTCGCCACAGCAGGCGACGTCGGATACCCTCAACACTGTGCAGACAGCGATTCGAGTCGTCTTGTCGGCGACTAACTTCCTCGTCGTTATCACCAGGGAAATGTATGGGCTCCCAAATGGCACATATGTGACCCCTGCCTTGCGAGTCATGTACGACTCTCaggaggcgagggcggtgtACTGCCACTCTTGGTACGTCGACCGCCTGGTGGCGGCAGCTTCAGACTCGTCCAACCGATCTCAGTACAACTgccatctcctcctcctcgcgacgGGCCTTGCGCATGAACTAATGGGTCTACTTCGATACGAGGTGCGTGTAGCCGTTAGCGCCCTTGCTCATAGAAGCTGTACCACCGGCTCCGGGGCATCGTGTGCCTCACGACTccgcacgacgtcgacggcgacggcggtcgcgCATGGGAGCGCATGCTGTTCGACGGCCACCTGCGCGGCATGTGGATCGCGATTGCCGCATCCCCACCTCACGTGCAGggcccgctcctcgccgataTGGCTGAACTCGTGGCACAGATAGAACGCGAGTTTGGCACGGTTGTCGAGGCAGATGTGCAGCCCGTCTCGGACCCCGAACCGCCTTCAGATCGGAGGGTGCGTGCGGTTGTTTCGGCGAAGCTGACTTGCAGGGGTTACCGTTTGACAAGCTGGTCATTACACGCCTTCGGGTCCATTGCGAGGTTGATAATGAGTGGCTGCAGGGAGCGATTACCAGTGAGTTGGGGTAGGAGAGCAAGAGCTTGACTGACAAGAAGGATTTGAGCGGGATGACTTCGCGTCGGTAGAGATGCCGCCCAGGTTGACTGGTGCCCTGCCTCGACAGCCTTGTGAGCTGGCTCGCCTCGTGGCAAGCGACCAGACCACCGACATCATTCGACCCGACGAAGCGCGCATAAGATTCTGGCGCCCCTTGGTTTGACAAGTCGTCGAAGCAGTCACTGTATGTCGAGGTTTGGCTCCAGAGGTCCGACCCCTGGCTCGTCTTATGTACTATATAGCGCCCTTCTGTATCTACCACATTGCTCTATGTAGACGCCGTCTCTTCTCTATATAACTGTACTTAGCTGCTGGAGATTAAAAGTCAGTGTTTGTTTAGCGCCCAGGGTGGGTGCGTCACCCAAACACCACTAGAgatggctggctggctcgcaGCACTCAAACATCCACCCAACAATGCCAGCCCGCCGAAACATGCATGCAGCGCCCTATGTATGtgcgtcgtgctcgctctCCGCTGAACGTCGCAGCGCTGCCCGTCCCCGAGATCCAGCGCTCATCCGCTTAATTATGACGCCTGTAGGGCGGCTTTGAGCCTCCCCAGGATCGCAGGCTGGATCCTAGGATCGGTTGCCCGCCATCGTCCATCAAGCTTGTTTTCGCGCTGGAACATGCCAATCGACAGGAACTGGGCGTTGTGCGCGTGTGGGCACTGCTGTCTGACGTTAACAGCGAGTCACTGGTTCATGCAAGGTTTGGTCGCCGTGCTTCGTTGCCCAACTCGCGGGTCGCTGATAGCGATAGTTTCGTGATGCAATGTCGGCGATGCGAGATGCGCCttgcgcgcacgcacgctgcacgcatggcctcgtcgagtgCCTGTTCTCTCCAGTCAGCGCACTGACAAAGCACCTCATACTGCGCAGCCTGTCCAAGGACAAAAGAACACCAGTTAGGGCAAACACCCCGTCCAGACGCCAagtcgccgctgctctccCGCGGGCACCACCCAGGGCGTGACTGACTTTTTTTTTTCCTGAGCCACCACCCCACCTTTTGCGCCATTGGCGCAAACTGACCGCCGCCATTGGGCTAAGCACTTCTAGCCATCTCACCTCAATGGTGCAGCGGCGTCCTGGATCCTGAGGACTTCATGTTGGCGCTGGGCGCAGTCGGGGAATGCGGGCTGGGCTACAGTGAACATGAGTGGCCAACAGTAAGCACCAGACTGCACCCCTAGTGGGCAGTGGCcacggcaccaccgccgccgctggaaCCACCAGCGAGCAGCAACAAAACTGACCcaacccccctccccctcttcTCTTCTCCACCCACGATTCTCTGGAAGAGTCACAGTCACCTAGTCCCACCGAGCTGGCCTCGACGTTACGAcccccccgcccctccccacctcTAATCCTCTACGAACGACCTTGACGACTCGCGAGCGATTCACTGACCCCAGCCTTTCCCCACCCACagcaccaacaccaccaccacgatgTTGTCCCTCACGACGCTGCTggcagcgtcggcgctcgcggtccccgccctcgcccacaTGGAGATGCAGTACCCCGCGCCCTTCCTGTCCAAGTACAACCCGAACACGCAGCCGGCCAACATCGACTGGTCGATGACCaacccgctcgcggccgatGGCTCGAACTACCCGTGCAAGGGGTACAACCATGTGCTCGGCACGCCAGAAGGCGCAGTGACAGCGACGTTTGCCCAGGGCCACGCATACAACTTTACCATTGTCGGCACGGCGTtccacggcggcgggtcgTGCCAGGCCTCGCTGAGCtacgacggcggcaagacgTTCACCGTCGTCCAGAGCATCATCGGCAACTGCCCCGTGTTCGGCAGCGGCAACTTTGACTTTACggtgccggccgacgcgccgaccgGCGATGCCGTCTTCGCGTGGACGTGGTTCAACAATATCGGAAACCGCGAGATGTACATGAACTGCGCGGCCGTGACCATTACAGGCGGCGCAAGCCGCAAGCGCCGCATCGGAGAGTATGCCGAGCCGGCGTTGAAGCGCGATGTCGCGTACGGTGATGGTACCGTCGCCAAACGCGCCACGCCCTTCTCCGCCCGCCCGGCAAACTTTATCGCAAATGTCGGCAACGGCTGCAGCACGCTGCAGAACAAGGACGTCCTGTTCCCCAACCCCGGCCCGGATGTGCTCATGAACTCGGACAACActgcggccgtcgtcggtgtATGCCAGCCTattggcggcgcgccgtcgtcggcaccatcgtcgtcgtcagccgCCCCtaccagctcgtcgacgacttcGTCAGCCgctccgacgacgacaacgagcagTGCCGAGCCGACGACCACTGTCGAAGCGACTACGATCGCCCCAACTtcgtccgccgcctccaGCTCCGAGTCGCACTCTTCTTCGTCAACCGAAGCTAGCCACTCAGCTTCATCAGaagcgccgtcgtcgtcggcgtcgagctcgcagGCCGAGCCGTCATCATCGAGCTCGCACTCCGAGCCCGcttcgtcgacctcctcgccgacatcgTCAGAGGCGCCTTCaacgacgccctcgccgacaccctcgacctcaccctcgacaaccccctcgccgacctcaacGCCGGCCTCATCAACATCCGCCCCGTCGTCTTCCCACTCTGAGGCGTCTTCCTCtgcctcgtcatcgtcgtcgtctcacGCGagcccgacctcgaccgcgccgccgacaacgagctcgccgtgcgCGTTCACCGTCCAGACCCGCGGCCTCCCCGGCCCAGGCAAGTTCcttgtccgccgccgcaggtCGTAGGCGTACATCAAGTAGACACCGGGCGCACGTGGCTGGCCCACCGCCCCGTAGACGAGCGAGAGCATTGTGCCGTGTCCTGCGGCCGCATTCAACCAACCCTTACGTACCGCATTTGGCTTTACATTG contains:
- the ECI2 gene encoding Enoyl-CoA delta isomerase 2, mitochondrial; this translates as MAAARLPKFTEVLATVHRSGVLELRLNTPENLNSMTVKKYRDLVDGLHFARDDKDISAVVLTANGRFFSSGAVLAGPDRLAPNSPGLLGAKEYISTLIDFPKLIATALQGPAFGIAVTTLPYFDLVYAAPEATFTTPFSRIGVNLEACSSVTFPPIFGPSMTTRLLQLSQTISPKELEYTGLFREILPKEGIQEAVVEKVAQQIEGLSRQSFAVSKSLLRSPEVRAHLHSVNDREISVISKTMETDEHKEYLQKFFDAQKAKSKKAKEAKL
- the SH0585 gene encoding putative oxidoreductase, with translation MAAAAKRIAVIWGAGPGTGASIARALAKTHHLVLLSRSLPGSLPLLKLDTKPEDLVAATYDGSAASIAAAIDVGKKKWPGASIDVGIVHASAQMKPGSFLDHSAEDFATSLSAVAGAWDFSQALIRDFLANEHFPKGTLLFSSATGAWRGGARFSVVSPAVFARRSLSQSLSREFAPQGIHVANVIIDGVIDIPRVRERWGEQKEEGTRLDPEDIAQVYVDLINQKPTAWTQELDVRPWKEKW
- the IRL1 gene encoding Isoflavone reductase IRL1, which translates into the protein MPSRTVALLGATGTLGSNLLTQLAAAHAAGKLRLVVLHRASSDTSSVPAGVEKRVLDPAAASEADVHAALKGVEVLVVSTPGTAAGEPFLRALASLTPALTAYIPSWFTANWTAEEEVDPAKQYIVSKAALRRKAEDLGLPVTTIRNGLFEDSFFGGFGVNAVDNKLTLYGDALSAKFSFSSLPYIGAAVAQIVTLPKLESKYTVVEAEFTGAQLAAALEKKHGKAPTVSKFTDEDVAAAVAKGPGPGLGAGWRTHWGKGHWTSPNRFDPEGVAPRTVEQGIELAIEQNLGAGAAW
- the MACF1 gene encoding Microtubule-actin cross-linking factor 1, isoforms 1/2/3/5 encodes the protein MLSLTTLLAASALAVPALAHMEMQYPAPFLSKYNPNTQPANIDWSMTNPLAADGSNYPCKGYNHVLGTPEGAVTATFAQGHAYNFTIVGTAFHGGGSCQASLSYDGGKTFTVVQSIIGNCPVFGSGNFDFTVPADAPTGDAVFAWTWFNNIGNREMYMNCAAVTITGGASRKRRIGEYAEPALKRDVAYGDGTVAKRATPFSARPANFIANVGNGCSTLQNKDVLFPNPGPDVLMNSDNTAAVVGVCQPIGGAPSSAPSSSSAAPTSSSTTSSAAPTTTTSSAEPTTTVEATTIAPTSSAASSSESHSSSSTEASHSASSEAPSSSASSSQAEPSSSSSHSEPASSTSSPTSSEAPSTTPSPTPSTSPSTTPSPTSTPASSTSAPSSSHSEASSSASSSSSSHASPTSTAPPTTSSPCAFTVQTRGLPGPGKFLVRRRRS
- the MTH_1421 gene encoding putative protein; translation: MAQTCNATCSSACTDPTATSCRSAAPATTDAGDVPRGPIALPSHPYFLVPGRAAAPLLYSDTPISFWGGINSHTGQVIDVTHPLRGKRLEGSVLAIPRGRGSCSGSLVLLELVIKGVAPAALLLEEPDQILALGAIVAEAIFGLRVPVAVLGERFATLPRTGDVEIDDNRLVIKSGGGGSSPRRIVIPLGQPTDGVKLSPADEAMLAGSHGEGVAQAMAINKAIAALYGAESFIDITQVHLDGVFYTGPAALLFVQHFEKIGARVAVPTTLNAVSVDLRHWRALGIDTTLGEEGTKLADAYISMGGDAASMTCAPYLLPSAPGVGEQVAWGESNAVLFCNSILGARTQKYPDLLDLCIALTGRAPLAGAHIEANRAPTLALRVTPAVRDVDDQLLWPLVGYHLGKSAGTRVPIVYGLDGRSPRTSDLKAFAAAFGTTSSSPMFHIEGVTPEAPVGRFPPPSDTREITVDDLRDAWRTLNTGADGPTPISVVALGNPHFALDEFEQLAELVKGRKGTARVTITAGRAIVEQAKDAGYLAPLDDFGVEIVYDMCWCMAPHAGESRMVTAEDKFLVTSSGKYAHYGPGILGRPVLLANLAACVDAAVSGTIDVRPPAWLGGAEVEVAQ